The Helicobacter pylori genome includes a window with the following:
- the mnmE gene encoding tRNA uridine-5-carboxymethylaminomethyl(34) synthesis GTPase MnmE, with the protein MNDTIAAIATPLGKGAISIIKISGNNALNILKQLTQKQDFTPRYAYVCDIFSDGVLLDKALVIYFKAPYSFTGEDVCEIQCHGSPLLAQNILQACLNLGARLAQAGEFSKKAFLNHKMDLSEIEASVQLILCEDESVLNALARQLKGELKIFIEEARNDLLKLLASSEVLIDYSEEYIPSDFLKEVSQNLEKQIASFKDLLDFSNAQKQKNKGHALSIVGKPNAGKSSLLNAMLLEERALVSDIKGTTRDTIEEVIELQGHKVRLIDTAGIRESTDKIERLGIEKSLKSLENCDIILGVFDLSKPLEKEDFNLIDTLNRAKKPCIVVLNKNDLAPKLELEVLKSHLKIPYALLETNTLNSKACLKDLSQKISAFFPKLDTQNKLLLTSLAQKTALENAIFELQNAQNHLETLELFSYHLLSAIENLNLLTRPYETSQMLDSMFSEFCLGK; encoded by the coding sequence ATGAATGACACCATCGCCGCTATCGCTACCCCTTTAGGCAAGGGAGCGATTAGCATTATTAAAATCAGCGGTAATAACGCTCTAAATATTCTTAAACAACTCACCCAAAAACAAGACTTCACCCCCAGATACGCTTATGTGTGCGATATTTTTTCTGATGGTGTTTTATTAGACAAAGCGTTAGTGATTTATTTCAAAGCCCCTTATAGTTTCACCGGCGAAGATGTGTGCGAAATCCAATGCCATGGAAGCCCCCTTTTAGCGCAAAATATCTTACAAGCTTGCTTGAATTTGGGGGCTAGGCTTGCTCAAGCGGGGGAATTTAGCAAAAAAGCCTTTTTAAACCATAAAATGGATTTGAGCGAGATTGAAGCGAGCGTTCAGCTCATCCTTTGTGAAGATGAGAGCGTTTTAAACGCTCTAGCCAGGCAGCTTAAGGGCGAGTTAAAAATTTTTATTGAAGAGGCTAGGAACGATCTTTTAAAGCTTTTGGCCAGCTCAGAAGTTTTGATTGACTATAGCGAAGAATACATTCCTAGCGATTTTTTAAAGGAAGTGTCTCAAAATTTAGAAAAACAAATCGCCTCTTTTAAAGACTTATTGGATTTTTCTAATGCGCAAAAACAAAAAAACAAAGGGCATGCCTTAAGCATTGTTGGCAAACCCAATGCTGGCAAAAGTTCTTTATTAAACGCCATGCTTTTAGAAGAAAGGGCTTTAGTGAGCGATATTAAAGGCACAACAAGAGACACCATAGAAGAAGTCATTGAACTACAAGGGCATAAGGTGCGCTTGATTGACACCGCTGGCATTAGAGAGAGCACGGATAAAATAGAGCGCTTAGGGATTGAAAAAAGCCTTAAAAGTTTAGAAAATTGCGACATTATTTTAGGCGTGTTTGATCTTTCTAAACCCCTAGAAAAAGAAGATTTTAACCTTATTGACACCCTCAATCGCGCCAAAAAGCCTTGCATTGTTGTTTTGAATAAAAACGATTTAGCCCCTAAACTGGAGCTTGAAGTTTTAAAATCCCACCTTAAAATCCCTTATGCTTTACTAGAAACCAACACCCTAAATTCTAAGGCTTGTTTGAAAGATTTGAGCCAAAAAATCAGCGCCTTTTTCCCCAAATTAGACACTCAAAACAAGCTCTTACTCACTTCCCTAGCCCAAAAAACCGCCCTAGAAAACGCCATTTTTGAATTGCAAAACGCTCAAAACCATTTAGAAACTTTAGAGCTTTTTTCTTATCATCTTTTAAGTGCGATAGAAAACTTGAACTTGCTCACCCGCCCTTATGAAACCAGCCAAATGTTAGACAGCATGTTCAGCGAATTTTGCTTAGGCAAATGA
- a CDS encoding Jag N-terminal domain-containing protein, whose protein sequence is MQNPIEIKAKTLEEALIQASIALNCPIINLQYEVIQTPSKGFLSIGKKEAIILAGVKESVKEVKEESVKETNTKEIHQNNIEEKKQNLETKTPQEEKITPKPSKKNPKEESHSGDKLHEIKQELKDLFSHLPYKINKVEVSLYEPGVLLIDIDGEDSALLIGEKGYRYKALSYLLFNWIHPTYGYSIRLEISTFLQNQEKVMETQLQSTIMTVHEVGKGQMKAPDGVLTYIALKKLRKAFPNKYVSIKTNLNDEKYIVINDFNNE, encoded by the coding sequence ATGCAAAATCCTATTGAAATCAAAGCCAAAACCTTAGAAGAAGCCCTCATTCAAGCTTCTATCGCCTTGAATTGCCCCATTATTAATTTGCAATACGAAGTCATTCAAACGCCCTCTAAAGGGTTTTTAAGCATTGGTAAAAAAGAAGCCATTATCTTAGCGGGCGTTAAAGAAAGCGTTAAAGAGGTTAAAGAAGAGAGCGTTAAAGAAACCAACACGAAAGAAATCCATCAAAACAATATAGAAGAAAAAAAACAAAATTTAGAAACAAAAACACCGCAAGAAGAAAAAATCACCCCTAAACCCTCTAAAAAAAACCCTAAAGAAGAATCTCATAGTGGGGACAAACTCCATGAAATTAAGCAAGAATTGAAAGACTTATTCTCCCATTTGCCCTATAAAATCAATAAAGTGGAAGTCAGCCTTTATGAGCCGGGGGTTTTATTGATTGATATTGATGGCGAAGACTCCGCTCTTTTAATTGGCGAGAAAGGCTATCGTTACAAAGCCCTTTCTTACTTGCTCTTTAATTGGATCCACCCTACTTATGGCTATAGTATCCGCTTAGAAATTTCCACTTTTTTACAAAACCAAGAAAAGGTTATGGAAACGCAACTCCAAAGCACGATCATGACCGTGCATGAAGTGGGTAAGGGGCAGATGAAAGCCCCTGATGGCGTTTTAACCTATATCGCTTTAAAGAAATTACGAAAAGCGTTCCCTAATAAATACGTTTCTATCAAAACCAACTTAAACGATGAAAAATACATCGTCATCAACGACTTTAATAATGAATGA